The following coding sequences are from one Cercospora beticola chromosome 4, complete sequence window:
- a CDS encoding uncharacterized protein (MEROPS:MER0045376), whose translation MKLITPASSSPTALLCLLSLVNTATASYAFYVGKDLTADGSIMVGGTGEEVSSHWLEIFPAKDHAPNSTITVGVTEDAVLPGELIQIPQVSHTFRYMSMEYSEFEGFPAPLTNGGLNEKGVTVRDVWAETRTELWDMTPTPQKGLQYSDLARVVLERASTAREGVEIIGDLIAKYGYADYGGNSHLIADADEGWVVWEFAGGQKLWAAERLGSDVVRVLYPGYIEDFPTDFQTNNSDYMGSPNLVSFAVEQGWWNESSSEPFNIFKVYGLQGNYTARDGGFKYMSQAALEEATLAMVPLTETKLIERVRDYRISDDEAGYGQVISLRHGVDSDLLRIWNAPTSSVTAPFVPWWLGVNSIPPEYGQHRYLTTGASSSFLNPDFQLQEATHFVGRTFKQALYYTCSDTEAHLPIVQNVLHGLENSSRIDVELYEKAAKLLIDSGDREGGKKLLTSFSHARAADALSAGRTLVDALGSYVKLTGKFRGPIGSSINDAGEGAETVNCFVGVDPDQPAWTQPQHPLRRRTRR comes from the coding sequence ATGAAGCTAATTACTCCAGCTTCAAGCAGCCCAaccgctctgctctgcctgtTAAGCCTCGTCAACACCGCGACAGCCAGCTATGCCTTCTATGTCGGCAAAGACCTCACCGCCGACGGCAGCATCATGGTCGGTGGCACAGGCGAAGAAGTCTCATCCCACTGGCTCGAGATTTTTCCCGCAAAAGACCACGCACCTAATTCCACGATCACAGTCGGAGTAACAGAAGATGCCGTCCTCCCTGGAGAACTCATCCAAATCCCGCAAGTCTCTCATACATTTCGATACATGTCCATGGAATACAGCGAATTCGAAGGTTTCCCAGCCCCGCTTACGAATGGTGGACTCAATGAGAAAGGCGTCACTGTCCGAGACGTGTGGGCTGAGACGAGGACTGAACTCTGGGATATGACTCCGACCCCGCAAAAAGGCTTGCAGTATAGTGATCTTGCGCGAGTTGTTCTCGAGCGTGCCAGTACTGCACGAGAGGGTGTCGAAATCATTGGAGATCTCATTGCAAAGTATGGCTATGCGGATTATGGCGGTAATAGCCATCTCATCGCTGATGCTGACGAGGGCTGGGTGGTGTGGGAGTTTGCCGGAGGGCAAAAATTGTGGGCTGCGGAGAGATTGGGTTCCGATGTTGTGAGGGTTCTGTATCCGGGCTACATCGAGGACTTTCCGACCGATTTTCAAACCAACAACTCGGATTACATGGGATCGCCAAATCTGGTTTCGTTTGCTGTGGAGCAGGGTTGGTGGAATGAGAGTTCATCCGAACCATTCAATATCTTCAAGGTGTATGGTTTGCAGGGTAATTACACTGCTAGGGACGGCGGGTTCAAGTACATGTCTCAAGCCGCACTTGAAGAGGCGACGCTCGCGATGGTACCATTGACCGAGACGAAGCTGATCGAGAGAGTACGGGACTATCGAatcagcgacgatgaggctGGCTATGGGCAGGTTATCAGCTTGCGACATGGCGTGGACTCGGATCTCCTTCGCATTTGGAATGCGCCTACTTCCTCGGTGACAGCTCCATTCGTGCCATGGTGGTTGGGTGTGAACAGCATTCCACCAGAGTATGGACAGCATCGCTACTTGACGACTGGcgcatcatcctccttcttgaatCCAGACTTCCAGCTGCAAGAGGCCACGCACTTTGTCGGAAGGACGTTCAAGCAGGCACTTTACTACACCTGCTCTGATACGGAGGCGCATCTCCCAATCGTACAAAATGTTCTCCACGGTCTTGAAAACTCTTCTCGAATTGATGTAGAGCTCTACGAAAAGGCTGCCAAATTGCTGATCGATTCTGGAGACCGCGAAGGTGGCAAGAAGTTATTGACTTCCTTCTCTCACGCTCGTGCCGCAGATGCTTTGAGTGCTGGCAGGACCCTTGTCGATGCCTTGGGCTCATACGTAAAGTTGACAGGCAAATTCCGAGGTCCCATTGGTTCGAGTATCAACGATGCTGGCGAAGGCGCAGAAACAGTGAACTGTTTTGTTGGAGTTGATCCAGATCAGCCTGCCTGGACGCAGCCTCAACATCCACTTCGAAGGCGGACAAGGCGTTGA
- the MPD1 gene encoding protein disulfide isomerase (PDI) protein, with product MGLKGVHFGGGNIGRGFVAEFLHNSGFEVVFVDVMDSIIESLQKNKSYEVTEIGPDGETKFTIDNYRALNSKYEMAAVIEEIATADTVTCAVGPNILKFIAEPIAKGIEARKSDTPLAVIACENAIGATDTLRGFIEQKLGEKTKSDIASKARFANSAIDRIVPIQDEGAGLNVKIEKFYEWCVEEKPFDGKPPAIKGVHYVDDLEPYIERKLFTVNTGHATAAYYGHQAGKKYIHEVLEDKKLHDIVQGALEETAHLICTKHSHITKEEQQQYVQQIVKRISNPVLKDNVERVGRAPLRKLSRKERFIGPAAQLAEKGEKVDSLLGSIEQALRFQNVEGDDESVELAKILKDNDSKAATEKLTGLDEKHPLFAKVEERVKKVQSG from the exons ATGGGTCTCAAGGGTGTTCACTTCGGCGGCGGCAACATTGGCCGCGGCTTCGTCGCCGAGTTCCTGCACAACTCCGGTTTCGAAGTGGTCTTCGTCGATGTGATGGACAGTATCATTGAATCATTGCAGAAAAACAAGAGCTACGAGGTCACCGAGATCGGTCCCGATGGCGAGACTAAGTTCACCATTGACAACTACCGCGCACTCAACTCCAAGTACGAGATGGCTGCAGTCATCGAGGAGATCGCCACCGCCGACACTGTCACCTGCGCTGTGGGCCCCAACATCCTCAAGTTCATCGCCGAGCCCATCGCCAAGGGTATTGAGGCTCGCAAGTCAGACACCCCACTGGCTGTTATTGCGTGCGAGAACGCCATTGGTGCTACGGACACTCTCCGTGGCTTCATTGAGCAGAAGTTGGGCGAGAAGACCAAGTCAGACATTGCCTCGAAGGCCCGATTCGCGAACTCGGCTATTGACCGTATCGTGCCAATTCAGGACGAGGGTGCTGGTCTGAACgtcaagatcgagaagttcTACGAGTGGTGCGTTGAGGAGAAGCCTTTCGACGGCAAGCCACCTGCCATCAAGGGCGTGCACTACGTCGATGACTTGGAGCCATACATCGAGCGCAAGCTCTTCACCGTCAACACTGGTCACGCCACAGCTGCCTACTACGGTCACCAGGCTGGCAAGAAATACATTCACGAGGTGCTCGAGGACAAGAAGCTTCACGACATCGTGCAGGGCGCCCTCGAAGAGACCGCTCATTTGATCTGCACCAAGCACTCTCACATCACCAAGGAG GAGCAACAGCAGTACGTGCAGCAGATCGTCAAGCGCATCTCAAACCCAGTCCTCAAGGACAACGTCGAGCGCGTCGGTCGTGCACCTCTTCGCAAGCTCTCTCGTAAGGAGCGCTTCATTGGCCCCGCCGCCCAGCTCGCTGAGAAGGGAGAGAAGGTGGACAGCCTGCTTGGTAGCATCGAGCAGGCCCTCCGCTTCCAGAACGTCGAGGGCGACGACGAGTCCGTCGAGCTCGCCAAGATTCTCAAGGACAACGACTCCAAGGCAGCCACTGAGAAGCTGACGGGCCTCGACGAGAAGCACCCTCTTTTCGCCAAGGTGGAAGAGCGTGTCAAGAAGGTCCAGTCTGGTTAG